One Syntrophales bacterium genomic window, CGAGACGTTTGCAAAACCTGCAAACGTCTCGAAAGACATCTCCAATTAATACCAGAGGGTTCAAGGGGGCAAGGATTCAAGGATTCGAGTGAAAGGAAGAAAGACAACCCCGGATTACATTAGGATGCTTTATATATCTTATGGTTCTGTTTGCGAACTGGAAACGCAAATATTATTAGCAGGGGATTTGGATTTAATTGAAAAAGGTGTATTGGGTAAATTAAAAAAAAGATATAGCAGAAAGCGAAAGAATGTTAAAAGCACTGACCTGCCTGTGCGTGCCCGCACGCAGACAGGTAAAGTCTCTAAAAAACAAACCCTTGAATCCTTGACCCCTGGAATCCTTGGACCCTCTTCTCCAACTAAATTGGAGAAGAACCTTACATTATTAATCTCAAAATAAACTTGAAAGGTACAAACCAGGAGGATGACGATGCCTGGATTACGAATACGCAGGAATGCGCTTCATGGAATATCAGGTGTGATTCTTTTGGCCGGTTTTTATTCGATTTCACCAAAAATATCAGCAGAGAAGATATAAATTTTGGTGTCTTTATCCGACCACGCATCAGATGGAAGACCTGCTTTATGACAGGTTTCTTTCAAAAAGGTAAGCCTGTCCCATTTATATTTCGTGGCTACCTGGGGAAGAAGAATGCCGGAATAAAAACCTTTTACTATATAGATTCCATGGATACCGACTTCGATTTCGTTTATATCTTTAATCTCCTTCAAGGGGGTAAGAACTGATATCTCAATCGACAGATCTTTCAAGTCTTCCCGGCTAACGGGAGAAAATCTTGGATCATTGAAGGCAGCAGCCACGGCCATCTCTTCGATGGTCTTGTGCAGGGGCTTTTTCGCATCTATATATCCTATACATCCCCTTAACTGTCCATGTTTATGGAGAGTTACAAAAGCCCCCCTTTTCTCTCTAAGGGTGGCTGATTCTACCTGAAATTCGGGATTTTCTTCACCCGATATCCTGCTCTCAATTACGCTTCTGGCAATTTCGAGGAGTTTGTTTTTCTCTGTTTCTGTGAGCCCCATATCGATTCCAGCCGGGGTTTCTTCCTTGACGGTCTCAGAAGGGGTGGCTTTATAAAAGGCTGCAGAAGCATAACCGACAACACCACTCTTGTCTCCTGTAACATCTCCTGAATTGGCATATTTCAGCACCTTAACACTATCAGCACCAAGCTTTTTAGCAACCATCATGACAACAGCCATCGGCCCACCACCACAAGCCTCACAGGTGCCTCTTTCCAGACCTTTTAAAAGCTCTTCCGTATCCATTTTATTTATGTGATCTAAAACCACCGAGTCCAACTTCACGGCTCTGTCATAGCTGTGAAAATGAGAAAGATCAGAACTTCCAACTATAAGAACTTTTTTATCGGCTACTGATCTGAAAATCGCATTGGCCAACTCTTCACAGGTCTGACTGTTCTGATCCCCCATGACTATCGGGACGAAGCTGAATCCGCCCAAGACCGCCTGTAGAAAGGGGAGCTGTATTTCAACGGAATGTTCCTGCATGTGGGCGGTCGGAACATAAGATATCACAGGGCTTTGAGCAATAATCTCATTCGCCAACTGTGCATCTACTGGAACAATTCCCAGAGGTGTTTCATATCCACCTTTATTGTATATAGAAACCCCCTGGAAATAGGTACGGTGACTTGGTCCTATAACAACTACAGCAT contains:
- a CDS encoding four helix bundle protein, giving the protein MKGRKTTPDYIRMLYISYGSVCELETQILLAGDLDLIEKGVLGKLKKRYSRKRKNVKSTDLPVRARTQTGKVSKKQTLESLTPGILGPSSPTKLEKNLTLLISK
- the amrB gene encoding AmmeMemoRadiSam system protein B gives rise to the protein MKKFIRITSIVVLALLFIVAWSERGDGIDMKDVRKSILAGSWYPGNPVILSSDIDGFLKNVPAEFLDGEVVALISPHAGYTYSGQIAAYSYKLVEGKTFDAVVVIGPSHRTYFQGVSIYNKGGYETPLGIVPVDAQLANEIIAQSPVISYVPTAHMQEHSVEIQLPFLQAVLGGFSFVPIVMGDQNSQTCEELANAIFRSVADKKVLIVGSSDLSHFHSYDRAVKLDSVVLDHINKMDTEELLKGLERGTCEACGGGPMAVVMMVAKKLGADSVKVLKYANSGDVTGDKSGVVGYASAAFYKATPSETVKEETPAGIDMGLTETEKNKLLEIARSVIESRISGEENPEFQVESATLREKRGAFVTLHKHGQLRGCIGYIDAKKPLHKTIEEMAVAAAFNDPRFSPVSREDLKDLSIEISVLTPLKEIKDINEIEVGIHGIYIVKGFYSGILLPQVATKYKWDRLTFLKETCHKAGLPSDAWSDKDTKIYIFSADIFGEIE